Below is a genomic region from Desulforegula conservatrix Mb1Pa.
ACACGCACCGGTTTCACCAGCAAAGCAGCGGCGGCGCAGCTTATCTCTGCGTTAGCAATCAATTCTATATATCTACACTTATAAATAATCTCAAATAATAAAAAACATGATCGAAAGAGCTGTAAATGGATTTAAAAAAAATAGAAAAGAACCAACCCTTTTTGAGTATCATCGTATATGTAATTAGCCTCTTATTTGATGGTTATTATGTTGGAACTAAGAGCTGGTCTGGAAAAATTGGACAGCCATTTAAGTGAAAATCTGCTTTATTAGAACATCAAAAAAAAGGAGCAGAAGAATGGCAAAAGGAATCAGAAGAAATCACGGACCAGCATTCAAGGCTAAAGTGGCGTTAGCGGCTTTGAAGGGAGACAAAACCCTCTCGGAATTATCCGATCAGTTTGGTGTGCATTCCAATCAGATATCAGCCTGGAAGAAAGAGCTTGAACAGAATGCCTCAGAACTGTTTGA
It encodes:
- a CDS encoding transposase codes for the protein MAKGIRRNHGPAFKAKVALAALKGDKTLSELSDQFGVHSNQISAWKKELEQNASELF